Within the Phoenix dactylifera cultivar Barhee BC4 unplaced genomic scaffold, palm_55x_up_171113_PBpolish2nd_filt_p 001171F, whole genome shotgun sequence genome, the region TCTGACTATACCAATTGTTGATGTTTTGTAGGTCAAAATTCAAAAAGACAGTGAGGTGCGGCTGAAGATTATTGGGACACGGGTTGATGCAACAGAAATTGTATGTTTTCTCTGCCTCTTATTTTGTGCTGCAAATTTTAACTGCTGAATAATGAGACTTGTTTGCAAGTAAATTTCTTTTAAGGGCATCATGAGATTAACTTATGTTTTACTGGCTGTCACCTTATTTTCTATCCTTAGTTTATTTTGTTACTTTATAATGCTTTGTTTTATTTGCTGATGCAACTACTTAGGGTGTGCTTGGTTCACTGTAAGTGGCTGAAAGTGAGAAGTTGGATCATAGAAGTGATTTTCAAATGTGTGATTCAGTGGATGCTAATTTATGCACCGAAGTACTGAAGTGACTTGGGCTGGGGTAGTCTGAAGTCACTTTCGGGTACCTTATATCCTTGGCTTCTGACCACCGATAGTGGACCAAACATGCCTTTGTCGAATTCTCTGTTACTCTTTTGAATTCACGTTTGGTGTATACATGTGTTATCCTTCATGTTATCCAGTTTGATCATTTTAAACATCAGGTTTTATGTGGACTTGCCTTCTTTATAAATACACAAATATCTTTTGTTGATTTTTCTAGAATTCAAGTGATAAGCAACATATAATGCGATTATTTACAGGCATCAACTTTTTGTACTACTCTTAATCcttgatttataattttttttttcttcttgacttTCCAGTTCTGCATCGGTACCATAAAGGATGATTTCTTGGGTGTGATCAATGATCCAGGTGCAGCTTCTTAGTAACATCATTGAGAGAAACACGGTGCCAAGAAGATGGTGGGTGCATGAAAACTTTTGCCTTCAAGTGCagtgaaaatttgaaattcctGGCACTACTAAGATATTTGTGGTGGTGCATTTATATTAAAATCGATCTGTCCTGTGGCATTTAGCCAAATCGAGCCAGTTTGCCCTTAGTTTGCTTATGGtcctgaaaaatgaaaaaaatagaaaaatgatTAGTTATTTGTTACTGAATACAATCCTTGTTTTCATTGGCCTGCTCTCACCTGTTTTTGTTTGCCAGAAAAGTTGAATGATATCTTTTAAGTTGAGACCTTGGTCTTTCACCAGAGGAACTGACTGCGTTTTACTTAGGCTGCCGATATTTTCCAGGGCAAAGTCTTTTTTCGTTTGCGGGGGTAAGCAAAGGGCTCCAAGGAGACTTCGCTAGCATGGGGTTGAACAACATAATGCTGTCTAGAAGGGAAATTGGACCACCAAAATCTACTACCAACCATCTcagctctctcttttggcagcCAATCCTTGGCCTGTTTTTGGGGATGTTCTAAGTTTTACTAGAACAGGTTtgcaagaaaaattaaaaatgaattGAGTATTACAAAAATAGCTATCTGGTTATCTTCCATAACGCTtgttttttcaaatctaacaagTCAAAACCTGAgaattgtaccaaaaaaaaaaccctgagaatgggttttacaaaaagcaagaattttcctatttttttaataaaatctaTGTTACAAAGAATTATGTTTTATAATTATCTTTTGTACGGGTAGTCAAACGTTCCTTTAAAAAAGTGTGGGCgactttaaaaattatttgacaTTGTTTGGTTACCACCGATTCCAATCATATGTAATGAGAATTATGGTTGCAATTGGAATTATGGCAATGGAACTGCAATTAGAAAAGTTGCTTTGGTTGTATAATAGACTAAAGCAAATGCATTTATAGCTGTTTGGTGGTATTACATTGAAGGGGATGTGATGATCTTGCAAATAACTTGGTCAGGTTATCCTCTTGGAAATAGTGAATTATGAATTCTTAAATTACATTTGACTAATAAATGAtaagttattatttttttagtattacataatataaaataattaattcatTATTTAAATATAGTTATTACAtactatttattattcattaatatatatatttatagtaattatatattgttattattattatattataataatcatGATCATTATAATAACAAATATCAGtatcattatattatattgtagtTATATATAATAGTATTTCTtagattattatattatattataattttatacAATATAATTCATGATATTGTAATGCAATATGCTCtagttataatattatttataaagCATAGTACATGTCATAGCATTAAAATATAGTTAAATATTTGAATTAATATGATATATTATTGGTTTTTTGATATTTACGAAAGAGTTTATGTTAAATCTTTGATAAAAGATTTCTGATTTAAGAATCATTTATAGGTGATCCAAATGGAAGATGCATATCGGTGAAGATTATACAATTAATTATTATGGTACATAAattaaaaatccagttcattgGATATGATCaagatatttttaaatatgggtAGGTCTGGATGATAAAATTATAGTAAAACATTGTATCATGCTATTAGAAAAGCTTATTGTTGCATTCATTCGACATTTAAATTAGAGATCATCAGAATACATGAATTTCGGATTTGATTTTCAGTTTAGATGGTTAATTATTGAATCATGTggtaaatattatataataataatattcttATAAAAACTATTATAGCATTATAATGTTAACTATTATTTAATGTTgtaatcataattatgatattagTTATGTTGTTAAAAATATATCGTATATCAATGTAATGATCATTATATGAGATATAatcatatataattaatatgtattcataatatatattatataaaattagaTCATACTTATTATGTCAATACAAGAATATTAAAGTTGCAATGCAGGTTGACTAGTTGAGAGGGTTAGAGAAGACAATATGGGTAGGATAGGAATTGCAACTTAAGTTATGGTAAAAAATGACTGCAATTCCAATTACTGCAATTAGGTTTTCAACCTGTccagaaaatgaaaaaaaaagatgactcTAATATAAGCTCCATCAGTTGTTGATTGCCCTGGAAGTTTTATTTAATGGCATTCTAATCGTAAAGTTCATTGATAGCTAACTGCCTCCTGCATGGAGGAGTATTTAGGATTGCAGACAAGCCAAAACCGGTCGAGTGGACCTTTGAGCTGCTTAGGCCTGGCTTGTCATGTGAAAGGGTATTGGAGGTTGAACTTAAATAGCTTGATTAAGCTTGCTCTTTTCCTTATCGAGCAAGCCTATTAGTGAGCGAGGGTcaactttatttttatatccCAATCCTTAAACTTGATTGTTGTATGAGACTAGGTTTAAATAAGAGGGCTTGAGCATGGCATGTTTCTTGATGGAATCAGCTCAATTGAGCCAGTTATTAACTCTAGTTGTTCATAGGCAGCATGGTTCATCTATGGCCCCCAAAATGAGTGAAAAGCACTGATTTGAACATGAACCATGCACTCAGACCCTCTTGTGATGGTTCTAACAAATTTATGCAACGCTCATATAGTTTTGATTCATGTTGTGTGCAATCATATGCACCCACATCTAAATATTGATTAGATAACAAGAAACAACTTATAGTTTACCTTTTAAAGGTTATAAACTTATAATGCATAGGGTTGAAAACGTATCGGATACGAATCATATATTGGTATATCCacacttatatccatatttttcaacaAAATACGGATATAGATATGAGTATTAGATGGACATAGaagttaatatttatatttgttcTGAAAGATACGAATAATACATATATATTGGGCCAGGTTGGGATGGGTTTGGGGGCTTATAAACCACTGCCCCAAGCTCAGCCCCATTGATTAACGGGTCAAGAATGTGTGATCCAATCTCTTTAAGATGTGGGACAAAATTGAGTGGGCCATGGGTAGGCCTGGATATGCATGCTTCCCTAGATGTCAGTGGGCTTTCTAGACCTAAATCCTGATCCAACACATCCCTGACTTGCTTTGTACCCAAGCCCGAGGTCTCAAAACCATGAATGGGATTTTATTATTCGAAACCAAGTATGCTCAAACCATTCGGTCATATATGCATCTTGCAAGCAAAAATCAGACCCAACCTTTTGCTATCCAAATGAAACCTCTTAAAATCCACGTACAGTACCCTCTAGGAATGGGCACGGACACACCAAGAGAATGGATTGGATTCTGGTAGCACCAAATTGTggatcacacacacacacacagagagagagagagagagagagagagagagaggaaaggtgAAAGGACAGCAGATCTCGGGAACCAAGTCATCCATTGTGAAGGAAAACATGTGAATCCAGGTGCTCGTGAAAGCTAAAAATGTTTGTGAGGTGGATCTTAAAATCTTTTTAAAGTTGTCATCTCAAGTACATACATACAcccatgctctctctctctctctctctctctctctgcattACAAGTATCACATGCGGAAGGAATTAGTTAATTAGCTACATGGCCAAGGTAGAATAGCCTTGTTCCTTAAAAATACCCCTTGCTCACGTGCACGTAAGTTGGTCGATGAGAAGGCAGGCATTCGCATGCATGCACGAGAGTCTATCAGCCCGCTCCGGGTTAATGTAACAGTTTGTTGGTTGTCCAATGAGCAACCAACTTAGTTTTGCTCATTCGAGTCAGGTCAGGACCCAAAGGGTCGGTTAAGTGTCAGCTCGATACACTGTGGCTCGGCATGATTCGTGTGTATGGTCTGGCAAAATTCAAGCATGGTCGGTCCATCTAAGATTAACTAGCCTTCAGGTTCATGCAATTCAAAATAAGGATAGGATTAGAGTAGGTCATGGGCATGCATCAAATTTAAGGTAGGGAAGCCAggttgtttcttcttcttcttcttcttcttctacatctttttttcttttttcatttagTAAATCGAACGTTTCCTTCGAGAAAGGTGCTAATTGAAGTAACAGCAGTAGTAGATAATTTATCTTATTAGATAGGTGTATAGCTCAACAAATAAGCTAGGGTCATGAAGTAAATGTACTCATTAACAATTAATGGGTCCGGTTAAATAACTAACATAAAAGTTCCAGGAGCCAGACAAAATATCTAAATTTTTCAAGCTTATGTTATAAGAGAGCTGAACTTAATAGCCTAATTTAATGTTAAGTTTGTATAACAACAGATGTATCTAAATTTTactaatcaaaaatataaactagagaaaaATAATAAGTTGTTTGGTCTTATCTTCTACTTGGTTATAACTTGGTAGAACCAATATCGGAGACCACTTTCAAGGAGGGCACTAGCCAAACTAACAAAAGGCGAGCAACCCTTATAGTAAATGTCCTACTCACAATCATTCTCCCTATTGTTTAGGCAATAATAAACCAAGTTTATTAACACTTTAATAATGAAGAAAGAACGATTTGTCATTTTCCTCTTTGCCATCGTAATTGGTATTTGACTTCattacaaaaaaacaaaaaggagaAAATCAAGTTAGAAATTGCCTCTCATTTCCCTTATTTCACTTCAATCTGGTCATAGATTATTGAAAAAAGGGAGGGTGATGGTGTAGGGCTTCTTGTTATTTGTGACTTGGAACTTGCAGAAATCCTTATTTGCTAACAAACAAGATGTAGGTGTTTGTTCAAAATTAGATAAACCAAATACTGGCTCACTTGGTCATCATCATCCAACAAGTTGCTTATACTAACTTATCAACAACAAACTCTGTTTTCTCAAAATGGAAaaacaattaagaacaaatgttAAGATAGGAATAAGATTATTTTCTTGGGATAAGTTTCATGATAATTCTTTGTTTTCTATGAGACGTACGCTCTTTCTTAATTAGAAAATTTTCGCATTATAGCacaaataaaatttttctttggtTAAATGCCTCTTTCATTTATAGTTGATAATTTTCAAAACCGATGCCTAAAATATTCAGATgatatttacctagtgaaataaaaattttaaagatatattctCCCATTATTTTATAAAACTAATGATTAGATCATTTCATTAAAACATTTAGTCAATTTTCTTAAGAAAATTAGTTTTGTTGATTAATAGTATGCCTCTTTTTTCTTGAGTAGATCATATAGGATCTTGTATTGAACATAACACATGCAATTAATGTGGCTCAGCATTTTCCTCTTAAACAGTTTTTAATCTTTCCACtcaacaggttttaatctgaCCTAACCTAAAGGCCTATAAATATATTATCACACCCAGTAGTAGTAGTCCAACATGCATACAAGATAGGCTCTTCTTTAATTCAGGGTTGAACTTTATTCAAGAGGATCACTATTTCCTGAGCCCTCTAAAGAGCAAGTCCTTAAGATTGAGATGCCGACCAATTATCCCAAGAATTTTTCTTAtactttttatcttttctaattagaAGAGGAATCTGACCGAAATTTAGAACCACAACCTTACCATTATAAATATAGATTTCGTGCATGAGTTTATCATTAACTAATGAAACCAAAAAAGGTTGAAAATCTtacttcaaaaattaatttatcttTATTATTTTCTACGAGAGATCTGAGAGAAGTGCTTCTTTTAATCTCCGATCAATTAGAACTGAAGAGATTCAATCTTATCATTTGATGCCTCCTATGTGTCTGTCATGTCCCATGTACAAGTCTGTGCAATCTTGCTACATGGACAGTGTGATTGTGAGACTAAACATCTAAAGTGGGTGAAAAATAATCCGAACTCTGCAtgggcatatatatatatatatagtcaaATGCATCATGCAAATTGATGTAACTAGAATGAAATGTGCTTATTATGCAAGTGTTTTGAAGTGTAAGAAGATCAATTACTTGTCTAAATCCAAAGtaaatgtttgtatgtatgtatgtataagtGTTGCCCTCCAAAGTAAAGTTTCTGCATAGAGATGCCTAACGGTCACATGCCTTCAAAGAAGAAGACCATCTCAAACCGTGACAACATTTAAACCAAACCCCTCACTCCTACTTCATCATATCCCGCGCCCTCCCTACTCCTCCCTCCTCACTCCCCTCCGCTTCTCCGTTCCACTCCACTCGCTGcggccctcctcctcttctccttccgaAGCCCGCGATGGACAACGCGAGAAAATTCCCCCCTCTGAGGCCATGGAAGAAAGGCCCCGCCAGAGGGAAGGGCGGCCCCCAGAACGCCTCCTGCGACTACCGGGGAGTGCGGCAGAGGACGTGGGGCAAGTGGGTGGCCGAGATCAGGGAGCCCAAGAAGCGTACCAGGCTCTGGCTTGGCTCCTTCGCCACCGCCGAGGAGGCCGCCATGGCCTACGACGAGGCCGCCCGCCGCCTCTACGGCCCAGACGCCTACCTCAACCTCCCCCACCTCCGTTCCAGCAACATCAGCTCCTCCACGACCATCGGCAAGCCCCCACACCGCTTCAAATGGTTCCCTTCCAAGAACTTCACCTCCATGATCCCCTCCTGCGGCCTCCTTAACCTCAACGCTCAGCACAACGTCCATGTCATCCACCAAAAGCTTCAAGAGTTCCAGAACTCGAGACCTtcgtcctcttcttccttgtcttcctcctcctcctcctcctgtccTGGTTCTTTTCGGAGTTTGGAACCGGCACCGCCGGTGGCCGCGATGGAGAAAACACACTTGGAGAGCTTCGACATGGCAGTGGAAGGAGCGAGTTCCATGCCGATGGAGATGGCACCAATCCCCGGGGACGAGAAGCCACAGATTGATCTGAAGGAGTTCCTTCAGCAACTGGGTGTGATCAAAGAAGAGGAGAGTAAACCGGAGGCCGATGAGGGTGCCGAAAGCTCGGTAATGGCGGAGCCAACTCAAGGTGGCAGTGGGGTGGCTTCAGAGATGGTTGGTTTCGGCGAGGGTGACTTCAACTGGGACACTCTGGTGGAGATGAGGGCTTTGGAGGATCACTCGGTGGTTGGGGATGGTGGGCTGCAGGTCGACGATTTGCATGAAGAGCTGAGCTTGCCAATCTCTCTATGGGATCTCTGAAACACTCGTCAACTTTGGTGATGATAAAGCTTGAGCTAGACTTGGTAGAAGCTACTTGGTTGCATGTTAGCCTGCTTCTATGTTTTCTTTCACTCCTTTAGTTAGATTCGTGGGACTAATAAGGAAACTTGTTTGGCATTTAGGAGGATAATGGTTGATCTTGTGTTAGATTTTTAGAAGGCAATATGTGTTTTTGCTtaggctcaaaaaaaaaaaaagaagaaaaagttttCATATATCTCCTACTGGAGTGGTGATGGCTGAAATTTTTTCTACGGGAAATTACTTTCCCGTCCCTCAAAAGACCCCGCTGGAACAACTTTTTTCTATGGCAACACTAGTCTCGTCCAATCCCCCGTCTAATTTGAGTTTGGATCATGTTTGGGTGGAATCCGACCCGACCTAATTAGCAAATGAGGTGGTCCAGGTCTAAAAACATGACTCAATATTTTATACGAGATAGGAGTTTCACCACTTCAGTACAATAATGATGAATTATctaagtttttttcttttccttttttttgtttgtttatatAATGGAGGTTCAAGGATATCTTCATTATACTTGGTGCTAGTATATGCATATGGTATTATTGATACAGCACATCAACAGCAATATTACTGGAAGTGATGAAACTGTATTTGGAAAAGTTGAACCAAGTGACAAAATTTATAAACCCGATCACAGTGATTGCTTTAGTCATTGTTGGTTATGATTACGATCAGAGTTAGGCTCTTTTTAGAGTGGTGCTAATGTGGTTTCTGAAACAATTGCAGCAAAAATGATCAAATGTTTTCATTTGGCAACTACTATATCATGAGCTAATATGACAAGTTTTTTTTATTCAGGAGACATGCAATCTATTAAGGAACTACTACATATATGTGATATTATTGAAATCTGGCATTAGAATCAAAAAGAGATACTTTCTTGAATGTGAACCAAAAAGGgatatttattttcaattagaacaCTTTTGACTCCCTTGACTCTGTATATTGTGCTTTAGAGTTTTACCGCAAGGGCCAAATTCCTTTACTTGATGAACTCAATACATGTTCTCATAGAGTTCGAGTCTCGGCTATTTTATGGACATGTTGAGACAGAAAAGTTAGGGTGGGATTTTACATAACATCAACTAGTTATCGCAAATAAATCTACCTTCTTTTCCCACTTCAAACCGGAACAAGGACGAAGTTTCTGATTTTGCATAAGCAATACAAATCGAGTTACCAAGTAAAACTCACATGGTGAATGGCTTCAATTAAGCAGTGTAATAACAAGTACCTGGGGGATGGGGAGATAGGAAGTAGAGCCAGGAGATGAACCCTGTTTAATAGGCTGATTTGACGCTTAACATTGTTCACACCCAGGGATGCtattgggttgggttgggttgtGTTGAGTTTTAGTAAAGCCGGATCCTGACCTGTTTGAGTTCTGGATCTAAATTTTGTTCGATACCTGGTCTATGAAAGTTTTGGGTTGGATTTTCAGGTTGGGTTTGGGGACCTTTGGGCATGTTAAGACCATCGCCTACCTGTGCATCAATCCAAGCATGAATGGGCGATGAGAAAAACCCCATCCTTTAcattttccttttaaaaaaaatctgcaaTGTTAAAAAATGTACATAATACAAATTTACGGTGTAGGAGACGATTCCACAAAAAAAGGTTAATATTTACATAatttatgtatatgtacataatAACATTTTTCACTAGTCAAACAGCAAAAGGAACTTTCTAACATGTCAATTTTCATAGTGTCTAGAAATAATAGACACAACACCTCTTTACATGTTGAATTTAATGGTCACCAGTCTAACTTGGCGAGGCAAGAAATCAGTCGATTAGTCCAAAGCGCACAGATACTTCAGCTATATCAAAGCCATGATATGAATATTTATTTGCAGTTCTGCAACAAATCTGctcttgcaaatctttgcatcttcaatttgaaccaaattgcTTATTCCACTCCTCAAGCTCTTCCCACTTGCTCTTCTGTAAGCTTGGTCTGATGACATCCATTGCCCTCCGAAAATCATCATATCTTAATGGCCGTACCTGAAAAAGGGGGTTCAAATTCTACCCTTTCTGGATATAATATGAGTGCAATATTAACAATATAAGTATTTAACAATTTTCCTTTCTAAAGAGCATTTAAATGGGATTATCATGCGCCGGACTTCCTCCAAAATTGCAAAGCTAATATGAGGAAAAAGAGTCATGAAATTACTCCTTTGATGCAATACAAGACATTCAAAcactgttttcttttcttcaaaatGGAAGTGCACCATGGCATGACTCCTACAAACCATTAAGAAGACAAGTACAGCAGCAAATAAGCACTGGCCACTAGTGAATGCACATGATGCTTTGATTCTAGTTTATGAATTCTTCAGGTCAGATTTTGACACTAGATTTTGACTCTCCAACAGAGAGAAAGCAAGCAAGTGCATTACAAGTCTCAATCTAAGTTACCTGATTCATTG harbors:
- the LOC120108103 gene encoding dehydration-responsive element-binding protein 2F-like, with protein sequence MDNARKFPPLRPWKKGPARGKGGPQNASCDYRGVRQRTWGKWVAEIREPKKRTRLWLGSFATAEEAAMAYDEAARRLYGPDAYLNLPHLRSSNISSSTTIGKPPHRFKWFPSKNFTSMIPSCGLLNLNAQHNVHVIHQKLQEFQNSRPSSSSSLSSSSSSSCPGSFRSLEPAPPVAAMEKTHLESFDMAVEGASSMPMEMAPIPGDEKPQIDLKEFLQQLGVIKEEESKPEADEGAESSVMAEPTQGGSGVASEMVGFGEGDFNWDTLVEMRALEDHSVVGDGGLQVDDLHEELSLPISLWDL